A window of Panthera leo isolate Ple1 chromosome D2, P.leo_Ple1_pat1.1, whole genome shotgun sequence contains these coding sequences:
- the VWA2 gene encoding von Willebrand factor A domain-containing protein 2 isoform X2 has translation MKSVVFKGGRTETGLALKYLLRKGFPGGRNASVPQILIVVTDGRSQGHVAAPAKQLKERGVTVFAVGVRFPRWEELHVLASEPREQHVLMAEQVEDATNGLLSTLSKSDICTVASPDCQVQPHPCERKTLETVRELVGSALCWRGSRGTDAVLVALCPFSSWKRVVLTHPATCYRTACPGACDSQPCQNGGTCVPEGLDRYRCLCPPAFGGEANCAPKLSPECRIDVLFLLASSAGTTLDGFLRAKAFVKRFVQASLGEDSRARVGVARYSGELMVAVPVGEYQDVPDLLRSLDGIPFGGGATLTGGALRQAAERGFGSAARTGQDRPRRVVVLLTESPSQDDVAGPARRARARELLLLGVGTEAVRAELEEITGSPERVLVYTGPHDLFRQTRELQGKLCSRPPPGCQARSLDLVFALDASASVGPDNFARMQSFVRSCALRFDVNPDVTQVGLVVYGGQVRVAFGLDTHATRAAVLRAVSQAPYLGGVGSAGTALLHIHDRVMTVQRGARPGVPKAVVVLTGGLGAEDAAVPVRKLRNNGVSVLVVGVGPVLREALRRLAGPRDSLLHVATYGDLRHHQDALIEWICGEAKRPVNLCKPSPCMHEGTCILQNGSYRCECQDSWQGPHCGKRSLRGDAPKARGSRRDPSQQLPRSEHPGR, from the exons ATGAAGAGCGTGGTTTTCAA AGGAGGGCGCACAGAGACAGGCCTCGCTCTGAAATACCTTCTGCGCAAAGGGTTCCCTGGGGGCAGAAATGCCTCTGTGCCCCAGATCCTCATCGTCGTCACTGACGGGAGATCCCAAGGGCACGTGGCCGCGCCAGCCAAGCAGCTCAAGGAAAGAGGTGTCACCGTATTTGCCGTCGGGGTCCGGTTTCCCAG GTGGGAGGAGCTGCACGTGCTGGCCAGCGAGCCGAGGGAGCAGCACGTGCTGATGGCTGAGCAGGTGGAGGACGCCACCAATGGCCTTTTAAGCACCCTCAGCAAGTCTGACATCTGCACCGTCGCCTCTCCAG ACTGCCAGGTCCAGCCTCATCCCTGTGAGCGCAAGACGCTGGAGACGGTCAGGGAGCTTGTGGGCAGTGCCCTGTGCTGGAGAGGATCGCGGGGGACCGATGCCGTGCTGGTGGcactctgtcccttctccag CTGGAAGAGAGTGGTCCTAACCCACCCTGCCACCTGCTACAGGACAGCCTGCCCAG GCGCCTGTGACTCGCAGCCCTGCCAGAATGGAGGCACGTGTGTTCCGGAAGGACTGGACAGGTACCGCTGCCTCTGCCCACCAGCCTTCGGAGGGGAGGCTAACTGCG CCCCGAAGCTGAGCCCGGAATGCAGAATCGACGTCCTCTTCCTGCTGGCCAGCTCAGCGGGCACCACCCTGGACGGCTTCCTGCGGGCCAAGGCCTTCGTGAAGCGGTTTGTGCAGGCCTCACTGGGCGAGGACTCCCGGGCCCGCGTGGGTGTGGCCCGCTACAGCGGGGAGCTGATGGTGGCCGTGCCCGTGGGCGAGTACCAGGACGTGCCGGACCTGCTCAGGAGCCTGGATGGCATCCCCTTCGGCGGGGGCGCCACCCTAACGGGCGGCGCCTTGCGGCAGGCGGCTGAGCGCGGCTTCGGGAGCGCCGCCAGGACGGGCCAGGACCGTCCCCGCAGAGTGGTGGTCCTGCTCACCGAGTCACCCTCCCAGGATGACGTGGCCGGCCCAGCGCGTCGTGCGAGGGCCCGAGAGCTGCTCCTGCTGGGAGTGGGCACCGAGGCCGTGCGGGCAGAGCTGGAGGAGATCACAGGCAGCCCAGAGCGCGTCCTGGTCTACACCGGCCCACATGACCTGTTCCGCCAAACCCGTGAGCTGCAGGGGAAGCTGTGCAGCCGGCCGCCGCCAG GCTGCCAGGCGCGGTCCCTGGACCTGGTCTTCGCCTTGGATGCCTCGGCCTCCGTGGGGCCCGACAACTTCGCCCGGATGCAGAGTTTCGTGAGGAGTTGCGCGCTCCGGTTTGACGTGAACCCCGACGTGACGCAGGTCGGCCTGGTGGTTTACGGCGGCCAGGTCCGCGTGGCCTTCGGGCTGGACACCCACGCCACCCGCGCCGCGGTGCTGCGGGCCGTGAGCCAGGCCCCCTACCTGGGCGGGGTGGGCTCGGCGGGCACAGCCTTGCTGCACATCCATGACAGGGTGATGACGGTCCAGAGGGGCGCCCGGCCTGGTGTCCCCAAGGCTGTGGTGGTGCTCACAGGCGGGCTGGGGGCGGAGGACGCGGCCGTCCCCGTCCGGAAGCTGAGGAACAACGGCGTCTCTGTCCTGGTGGTGGGCGTGGGGCCCGTGCTGAGGGAGGCGCTGCGGAGGCTCGCGGGTCCCCGGGACTCCCTGCTCCACGTGGCAACCTACGGAGACCTGAGGCACCACCAGGACGCGCTCATCGAGTGGATATGTGGAG AAGCCAAGCGGCCCGTCAACCTCTGCAAACCCAGCCCGTGCATGCACGAGGGCACCTGCATCCTGCAGAACGGGAGCTACCGCTGCGAGTGCCAGGACAGCTGGCAGGGCCCCCACTGTGGGAAAC GGTCCTTGAGAGGAGATGCCCCCAAGGCCCGTGGCTCCCGCCGAGACCCCTCCCAGCAACTGCCCAGGTCTGAGCACCCCGGGCGCTGA
- the VWA2 gene encoding von Willebrand factor A domain-containing protein 2 isoform X1, whose translation MPSFPLLEAIFIFLLSGVRPSHPLQEVHVSRETIGKISAASKMIRCSAAVDVLFLIDGSYSVGKGSFERSKHFAVTVCDALDIGPERVRVGALQFGSVPRLEFPLDSFSSPQEVKANMKSVVFKGGRTETGLALKYLLRKGFPGGRNASVPQILIVVTDGRSQGHVAAPAKQLKERGVTVFAVGVRFPRWEELHVLASEPREQHVLMAEQVEDATNGLLSTLSKSDICTVASPDCQVQPHPCERKTLETVRELVGSALCWRGSRGTDAVLVALCPFSSWKRVVLTHPATCYRTACPGACDSQPCQNGGTCVPEGLDRYRCLCPPAFGGEANCAPKLSPECRIDVLFLLASSAGTTLDGFLRAKAFVKRFVQASLGEDSRARVGVARYSGELMVAVPVGEYQDVPDLLRSLDGIPFGGGATLTGGALRQAAERGFGSAARTGQDRPRRVVVLLTESPSQDDVAGPARRARARELLLLGVGTEAVRAELEEITGSPERVLVYTGPHDLFRQTRELQGKLCSRPPPGCQARSLDLVFALDASASVGPDNFARMQSFVRSCALRFDVNPDVTQVGLVVYGGQVRVAFGLDTHATRAAVLRAVSQAPYLGGVGSAGTALLHIHDRVMTVQRGARPGVPKAVVVLTGGLGAEDAAVPVRKLRNNGVSVLVVGVGPVLREALRRLAGPRDSLLHVATYGDLRHHQDALIEWICGEAKRPVNLCKPSPCMHEGTCILQNGSYRCECQDSWQGPHCGKRSLRGDAPKARGSRRDPSQQLPRSEHPGR comes from the exons ATGCCTTCCTTCCCGTTGCTGGAGGCCATCTtcattttcctgctttctggAG TACGCCCATCTCATCCTCTTCAGGAAGTCCACGTAAGCAGGGAGACCATTGGGAAGATTTCAGCCGCCAGCAAAA TGATACGGTGCTCAGCTGCTGTGGACGTCCTGTTTCTGATAGACGGCTCCTACAGTGTCGGGAAGGGGAGCTTTGAAAGGTCCAAACACTTTGCCGTCACGGTCTGCGACGCTCTGGACATCGGTCCCGAGAGG GTCAGAGTGGGAGCACTGCAGTTCGGTTCCGTCCCTCGTCTGGAATTCCCCTTGGATTCGTTTTCGTCCCCACAGGAAGTGAAGGCAAACATGAAGAGCGTGGTTTTCAA AGGAGGGCGCACAGAGACAGGCCTCGCTCTGAAATACCTTCTGCGCAAAGGGTTCCCTGGGGGCAGAAATGCCTCTGTGCCCCAGATCCTCATCGTCGTCACTGACGGGAGATCCCAAGGGCACGTGGCCGCGCCAGCCAAGCAGCTCAAGGAAAGAGGTGTCACCGTATTTGCCGTCGGGGTCCGGTTTCCCAG GTGGGAGGAGCTGCACGTGCTGGCCAGCGAGCCGAGGGAGCAGCACGTGCTGATGGCTGAGCAGGTGGAGGACGCCACCAATGGCCTTTTAAGCACCCTCAGCAAGTCTGACATCTGCACCGTCGCCTCTCCAG ACTGCCAGGTCCAGCCTCATCCCTGTGAGCGCAAGACGCTGGAGACGGTCAGGGAGCTTGTGGGCAGTGCCCTGTGCTGGAGAGGATCGCGGGGGACCGATGCCGTGCTGGTGGcactctgtcccttctccag CTGGAAGAGAGTGGTCCTAACCCACCCTGCCACCTGCTACAGGACAGCCTGCCCAG GCGCCTGTGACTCGCAGCCCTGCCAGAATGGAGGCACGTGTGTTCCGGAAGGACTGGACAGGTACCGCTGCCTCTGCCCACCAGCCTTCGGAGGGGAGGCTAACTGCG CCCCGAAGCTGAGCCCGGAATGCAGAATCGACGTCCTCTTCCTGCTGGCCAGCTCAGCGGGCACCACCCTGGACGGCTTCCTGCGGGCCAAGGCCTTCGTGAAGCGGTTTGTGCAGGCCTCACTGGGCGAGGACTCCCGGGCCCGCGTGGGTGTGGCCCGCTACAGCGGGGAGCTGATGGTGGCCGTGCCCGTGGGCGAGTACCAGGACGTGCCGGACCTGCTCAGGAGCCTGGATGGCATCCCCTTCGGCGGGGGCGCCACCCTAACGGGCGGCGCCTTGCGGCAGGCGGCTGAGCGCGGCTTCGGGAGCGCCGCCAGGACGGGCCAGGACCGTCCCCGCAGAGTGGTGGTCCTGCTCACCGAGTCACCCTCCCAGGATGACGTGGCCGGCCCAGCGCGTCGTGCGAGGGCCCGAGAGCTGCTCCTGCTGGGAGTGGGCACCGAGGCCGTGCGGGCAGAGCTGGAGGAGATCACAGGCAGCCCAGAGCGCGTCCTGGTCTACACCGGCCCACATGACCTGTTCCGCCAAACCCGTGAGCTGCAGGGGAAGCTGTGCAGCCGGCCGCCGCCAG GCTGCCAGGCGCGGTCCCTGGACCTGGTCTTCGCCTTGGATGCCTCGGCCTCCGTGGGGCCCGACAACTTCGCCCGGATGCAGAGTTTCGTGAGGAGTTGCGCGCTCCGGTTTGACGTGAACCCCGACGTGACGCAGGTCGGCCTGGTGGTTTACGGCGGCCAGGTCCGCGTGGCCTTCGGGCTGGACACCCACGCCACCCGCGCCGCGGTGCTGCGGGCCGTGAGCCAGGCCCCCTACCTGGGCGGGGTGGGCTCGGCGGGCACAGCCTTGCTGCACATCCATGACAGGGTGATGACGGTCCAGAGGGGCGCCCGGCCTGGTGTCCCCAAGGCTGTGGTGGTGCTCACAGGCGGGCTGGGGGCGGAGGACGCGGCCGTCCCCGTCCGGAAGCTGAGGAACAACGGCGTCTCTGTCCTGGTGGTGGGCGTGGGGCCCGTGCTGAGGGAGGCGCTGCGGAGGCTCGCGGGTCCCCGGGACTCCCTGCTCCACGTGGCAACCTACGGAGACCTGAGGCACCACCAGGACGCGCTCATCGAGTGGATATGTGGAG AAGCCAAGCGGCCCGTCAACCTCTGCAAACCCAGCCCGTGCATGCACGAGGGCACCTGCATCCTGCAGAACGGGAGCTACCGCTGCGAGTGCCAGGACAGCTGGCAGGGCCCCCACTGTGGGAAAC GGTCCTTGAGAGGAGATGCCCCCAAGGCCCGTGGCTCCCGCCGAGACCCCTCCCAGCAACTGCCCAGGTCTGAGCACCCCGGGCGCTGA